TGCATAAGGGGCGTCACCATCTGGCGGCCTTCCTTAAGGCCTCGGGGCCCCGGACCCGGATGATCTTTCTCGATCATCCCCACAATCCTACGGGCTCGGTGCTCGCGGCTTCCGAACTGAAGGCCTTTCTTGAGGAGCTTCCTTCGGGGGTCCTGGTGGTGATCGACGAGGCCTACGGGGAGTTTGTGCGCGATCCGGAGGCTGCCCGGGGGGTGGAGTTTCTCCAGGCCGGTTATCCGGTGGCGGTCCTGCGCACCTTCTCCAAGGCTTACGGCCTTGCCGGACTGAGGATCGGCTACGGGCTCATGCCCGAAGAACTGGCTCGGGTCCTTAACGCCATTCGTCAACCCTTCAATGTTAATCTCTTGGCGGCCGTAGCCGCGGAGGCGGCCCTGGCCGACGAGGAACACCTGCAACGCACCCAGGAGTTGACCTGGGAGGGACGGGATTTTTTGCTCCGGGAGCTTTCCGCCCTGGGTCTCAAGCCCTATCCCTCGCAGGCCAACTTCGTCCTGGTGGACTGTGGCCGGCCGGCCCGTCCCCTTTACGAGGCCCTCCTTAAGCGGGGCCTTATTGTGCGCCCCATGGAGGCCTACGGTTTCCCTGAGGCCCTGCGTATCTCCGTGGGGCTTCCCGAGGAGAATCAAGCCCTGGTCGCGGCCCTGAGGGAGATGTTGGAAAAGGCATGAGGGCTCCGGAAATCATTACCATTGATGGTCCGGCGGGAAGCGGAAAGACCACCGTGGCCCGGATGCTCGCTCGGCATCTAGGCTGGCGGCTCCTGGAGTCGGGAAGTCTTTACCGGGCCCTTACCTGGCTGGCCCTTTCCGAGGCCCCGGAACTTCTCAAGGAGAGGGGACCTCGGCTGATGAAGTTTTTGCGGGAGCGCCTTCCGGATTTGCGTTTTGAGGCCTCGGAGAAGGGGCTTTCTCTTTTTTTCCGGGAAAAGCCCCTCAGGGAAGAGTTGCGCCTTCCGGAGGTGGAGGCCCGGGTTTCCGAGCTTGCGGCGGTGCCCGAAGTGCGGGAGCTGGTGGGCGAGATCCTCCGGGAGCTAGCCCGGGAGGGCCGGGTGGTGGCCGAGGGCCGGGACATGGGGACCGTGGTCTTTCCCGAGGCTCAGGCCAAGTTCTTTCTTACGGCCTCGGACGAAGTTCGGGCCGAAAGACGCCTTCGGGACTGGCGGGCCCAGGGGCTTTCCGTAACCCGGGAGGAGGTTCTCGCCAGCCTTAAGGCCCGCGACCAGAAGGATTCCACCCGCAAGACCGCTCCGCTGACCATCCCTCAAGGGGCCTTGGTGATCGACACTTCGGAAAAGAGCCCGGAGGAGGTCCTGAAAGAGATCCTCTCCCGCCTCCCTTGAAGCCTCCCCGCTTCGGTGGTATAAGCTCTTCAAAGTCCCTTTTCATCCCAGGAGGTCGTAAT
This portion of the Thermosulfurimonas marina genome encodes:
- the hisC gene encoding histidinol-phosphate transaminase, translating into MEIKPWLRELSPYPPGKSLEEVRRELGLTGPIYKLASNENPLGPSPRALAALKEALSRVHQYPEASYRRLREALAARFGVLPEMVVLGNGSNEVLDLLFKALVSPGDEVLMSEPSFLMYEKLAQTAGARITRIPLHKGRHHLAAFLKASGPRTRMIFLDHPHNPTGSVLAASELKAFLEELPSGVLVVIDEAYGEFVRDPEAARGVEFLQAGYPVAVLRTFSKAYGLAGLRIGYGLMPEELARVLNAIRQPFNVNLLAAVAAEAALADEEHLQRTQELTWEGRDFLLRELSALGLKPYPSQANFVLVDCGRPARPLYEALLKRGLIVRPMEAYGFPEALRISVGLPEENQALVAALREMLEKA
- the cmk gene encoding (d)CMP kinase, yielding MRAPEIITIDGPAGSGKTTVARMLARHLGWRLLESGSLYRALTWLALSEAPELLKERGPRLMKFLRERLPDLRFEASEKGLSLFFREKPLREELRLPEVEARVSELAAVPEVRELVGEILRELAREGRVVAEGRDMGTVVFPEAQAKFFLTASDEVRAERRLRDWRAQGLSVTREEVLASLKARDQKDSTRKTAPLTIPQGALVIDTSEKSPEEVLKEILSRLP